The genomic DNA AGAAACTCATCAAGGAACACGCCGACAAGCTGAAGGACAACGACAAGAAGCCGCTCGAAGACGCGATCGCCAAAGCGCGGGAAGCGTCGAAGGGAGACAACCCGGACACGATCAAGGCGGCCATCACCGAGCTCGAACATGCCTCGAACGCGATGAGCAAAGTGCTCTACGAAGCAGGCAAGGGAGCCGAGGGTGCGCCGAACGCCGGAGCCGGCCCGGAAGCGCAAGCCTCGGGCGGAGCCAAAGGTGGCGACGACGACGCGATCGACGCCGAGTTCGAAGTGAAGAAGTAAACGTCGTTCAGCTTAAGAGGCAATAACATGGATGCCGTCACACGTGAGTATGTTGCGGGATTGGAAAATATCTACAAGGAGATCTTTGCAACATTCCCCAAAGCGGAACCAGCGAGAAAGGTCGGCTACGGCCTGGCGTTGCCGACCTTTTTCGCCCTCTTGAAAGACAAATGGTCGCCGGGCGAAATTATTGAAGCGTGTAACCAACTGGAGACGGGAAAAGCCGCCACGATAAAAAACAAGTTCTTCGTACAGCCGACGGAATTAGGCGAAGAAATCATCACGGTACTTACCGGTAAAAAAGCCGGCGATTTCAAAGTCCCTGCGTTCGTACCGCCCGGTAGTTAATCCCAATGCCTGCACGATGGCAAATCGATTTCTGGCCCGAGTGCACGAAACATGCATTCTTGTCGCATTGTGCGGAAGACCGTGCGAATCTCGTATCTCCCGTTTTCGAAGAGCTGGAACGAAGAAAAATTGCCGGGTGGTTTGACCGGCATCATTATCCGGCAGGAAGAGACTCATTCGAAACGTTACGTGAAGAACTTCTTGGAACGCGCCACGTCGTTTATTTCATCACGCCTGCGATGCTTAACCAGGGTCGAGGTTGGACTCAAATCGAACGAGGATACTCGGCCACGATTCAGCAGCTTCTTCGTTATGAAGACATTGAACTAGCGCATGTAGAACTTCCTCTGCTATTCGCCGATTCGACGGACGATGTGTTCCAGCGTTTGGTCTATCGTTCTCTAATCGACAAATCTCTTCGCTGCAACATTCCGATTTTGGACGCCGCAGATGGATACTGGGGAAGGAACCACGTCGAGTGGGCGGCGGATGCGATAGAGAGCTTCGTTCACCAAGAAGAGCAGTGGGCGATCAATCTTGCGGTTCGGTTTGCTCAAGATAGTCATCTACAAGAACGTTTTGCGACGGACGACAATCGAAGACGGCGAATATTAGCGGAAAGCCCGCCGCCGTTTCCCGGCATTTGACCCCGATTTGTCTTCGTCGAAATGAGGAACAATGGCATTCCGCTTCGACAAATTCACCATCAAGGCTCAAGAAGCCGTTCAGACTGCGCAGGAACTTGCGGCCGATCAGGGGAATCCGCAGATCGAGCCAGTGCATCTGTTGGCCGCGCTGACGCGCGAGACCGACGGCATCTTTTGGCCCATCATCGAAAAGATCGGTGCCAACCGGCGGCAGCTCCAGTCGATCGTCGATGCGGAGCTGCGGCACTTTCCTAAGTCGACCGGCGGCTCCCCGCCGCAGCTTTCGCAAGCGATGACGCAAGTGCTCGAGGCGGCGCAGCGCGAAGCCGAGAAGATGAAAGACGAGTTCGTCTCCGTCGAGCATCTGCTCTTAGCGCTCGCCAAGGCCGACACCAAAGCGAAGCAGCTCCTCAAGGCCAACGCGATCGACGACCAGCAGATTCTCAAGGCGCTGCAAAGCGTCCGCGGGTCGCAACGCGTGCAAGATCAGAATCCCGAAGCGAAGTTCCAAGCCTTGCAGAAATACGGCATCGACCTCGTCGACCGCGCTCGGCAAGGGAAGCTCGATCCCGTGATCGGCCGCGACCAGGAGATTCGCCGCGTCATCCAAGTTCTCTCGCGGCGGACGAAGAACAACCCGGTCTTGATCGGCGAGCCGGGCGTCGGTAAGACGGCGATCGCCGAAGGCTTGGCGCTGCGCATCATTCAGGGAGACGTGCCGGAGTCGTTGAAGAACCGCTCGATCGTGACGCTCGACATGGGCGCGCTGATCGCCGGCACGAAGTTTCGCGGCGAGTTCGAAGAGCGGCTCAAAGCGGTTCTCAAGGAAGTGCAATCGGCCGACGGCAACATCATTCTCTTCATCGACGAGCTGCATACCGTCGTCGGTGCCGGAGCGGCCGAAGGAGGGAACGACGCGGCGAACCTGCTCAAGCCGGCCCTCGCGCGGGGTGAGCTTCGCTGCATCGGCGCTACCACGCTCGACGAGTACCGCAAATACATCGAAAAAGATGCCGCCCTCGAGCGCCGTTTTCAACCGGTGTTCGTCGGCGAGCCGAGCGTCGAGGATACGATCGCGATCCTCCGCGGCCTCAAGGGGCGCTACGAAGCGCATCATAAAGGGGTGAAGATCAAAGACTCGGCCCTCGTGGCCGCCGCGCAGCTTTCGCATCGCTACATCGCCGACCGCTTCCTGCCGGACAAGGCGATCGACCTCGTCGACGAAGCGACCGCGCGCCTCGCGATGGAATTGCAAAGCGTGCCGACCGAGATCGACGAAGTGCAGCGCAAGCTCATGCAACTCGAACTCGCGGCTCGCCAACTCGCCGACGAAACGGAAGAGCACGCCCTCGAGCAAAAGGCCGACATCGAAGCGGAGATGATCGAGCTGCGCCGCAAGCTGGCGAGCCTCCGCGAGCAATGGGAAGCCGAGAAGCTCGGCGTCGGCGAC from Planctomycetia bacterium includes the following:
- the clpB gene encoding ATP-dependent chaperone ClpB — encoded protein: MAFRFDKFTIKAQEAVQTAQELAADQGNPQIEPVHLLAALTRETDGIFWPIIEKIGANRRQLQSIVDAELRHFPKSTGGSPPQLSQAMTQVLEAAQREAEKMKDEFVSVEHLLLALAKADTKAKQLLKANAIDDQQILKALQSVRGSQRVQDQNPEAKFQALQKYGIDLVDRARQGKLDPVIGRDQEIRRVIQVLSRRTKNNPVLIGEPGVGKTAIAEGLALRIIQGDVPESLKNRSIVTLDMGALIAGTKFRGEFEERLKAVLKEVQSADGNIILFIDELHTVVGAGAAEGGNDAANLLKPALARGELRCIGATTLDEYRKYIEKDAALERRFQPVFVGEPSVEDTIAILRGLKGRYEAHHKGVKIKDSALVAAAQLSHRYIADRFLPDKAIDLVDEATARLAMELQSVPTEIDEVQRKLMQLELAARQLADETEEHALEQKADIEAEMIELRRKLASLREQWEAEKLGVGDVQNVRQELDKVELQFQQLSNELKEKQSLGQAIDEQMYQRLYELDVQRKKLTAKFEQPTTETPTHKDGDGAKHAGRKLLRQEVGPEEIAEVVSAWTGIPVTRMMEAEKAKLLVLEERLHQRVVGQDEAVEAVANAVRRSRSGLQDPNRPIGSFIFLGPTGVGKTELCKALAQVLFDSEQAIVRIDMSEFMEKHSVSRLIGAPPGYVGYEEGGRLTEAVRRRPYSVVLLDEIEKAHRDVFNVLLQVLDDGRLTDGQGRTVDFTNTIIVMTSNVGSQAIQELTRSGASQEEIQSAVQEALEEKFLPEFLNRIDETIVFHPLDRKHIHRIVELQLQRLEKQVEQNDLHIEITPAAINAVAVEGYDPIYGARPLKRVIQQRLQNPLASELLRGEYPPGSTIGIDFVDEEFVFSRLEAKKPAAPPLKPATAK
- a CDS encoding toll/interleukin-1 receptor domain-containing protein; the protein is MPARWQIDFWPECTKHAFLSHCAEDRANLVSPVFEELERRKIAGWFDRHHYPAGRDSFETLREELLGTRHVVYFITPAMLNQGRGWTQIERGYSATIQQLLRYEDIELAHVELPLLFADSTDDVFQRLVYRSLIDKSLRCNIPILDAADGYWGRNHVEWAADAIESFVHQEEQWAINLAVRFAQDSHLQERFATDDNRRRRILAESPPPFPGI